A section of the Marinoscillum sp. 108 genome encodes:
- a CDS encoding S8 family serine peptidase, with translation MAQIKHLLVLAIVLCGHLVFSQKDRYMVFFSDKEGVSFSIDQPEDFLSERAISRRSRMGIAITEKDLPVNATYVAGVRSTGAQVYYTSRWFNAALVQMTNDELIQVTQLAYVDSVEYIAKGERLSDARVATANVAEFKAPSRVTSTTRAQLGLIGADEMHAEGYKGEGMIIAVFDDGFMGVNEYEPFEHIFTEDRLLGTKDFISNSGNVFQFDDHGSAVLSCIASSYGEDVSGTAPNASFLLCVTEDIKSEYRIEEYNWLLAAEYADSAGADVINGSLGYSTFSDKTMNYNYQDMNGKVTVVSQAAEMAVERGIIVVVSAGNEGNGSWKYVTSPADAPGVLAVGSVNPDGSRSSFSSVGPTSDGRVKPDVMAMGAFTTIFYVSGDDGVISTGNGTSFASPQIAGYAAGIWQANPGWSNQEVIEAIKKSANKAFAPDSLYGYGIPHYPIAVTDTTFKVYPNPFRDNIITINFGNLEFDNKVEISLYDIQGRELYVREISTKALPRKLEIEVNNLRSGTYFLSLRSRKFKKTVQLKKI, from the coding sequence ATGGCCCAAATTAAGCATCTGCTGGTATTGGCGATTGTGTTGTGCGGGCACCTGGTGTTTTCCCAGAAGGATCGATACATGGTATTCTTTTCTGATAAGGAGGGAGTTTCTTTCTCAATCGACCAGCCGGAGGACTTTCTGAGCGAAAGGGCCATCTCTCGACGCTCCCGCATGGGGATTGCAATTACAGAAAAAGATCTCCCTGTGAATGCCACCTATGTAGCAGGCGTGCGCAGTACTGGAGCACAGGTCTATTATACCAGCAGGTGGTTCAATGCGGCATTGGTGCAGATGACAAATGATGAGTTGATACAGGTCACACAACTGGCATATGTGGACAGTGTGGAATACATCGCTAAAGGGGAAAGACTTTCTGATGCCCGGGTAGCCACGGCCAACGTGGCTGAGTTTAAGGCGCCTTCCCGGGTAACATCGACTACCAGAGCACAGCTCGGGCTTATAGGAGCTGACGAAATGCATGCCGAGGGTTACAAAGGCGAGGGGATGATCATCGCGGTGTTTGATGATGGCTTTATGGGGGTCAATGAATACGAACCTTTTGAACACATCTTCACTGAAGATCGATTGTTGGGTACGAAGGATTTTATTTCCAATTCGGGCAATGTTTTCCAGTTTGATGATCATGGAAGTGCTGTTTTATCTTGTATCGCCAGTTCATATGGAGAGGATGTTTCAGGTACAGCACCAAATGCCTCGTTCCTATTATGTGTGACTGAAGACATCAAAAGTGAATATCGGATAGAGGAATATAACTGGCTCCTGGCCGCTGAGTATGCCGACAGTGCTGGAGCGGATGTGATCAACGGTTCGCTGGGTTACTCCACCTTTTCGGATAAAACCATGAATTATAACTACCAGGATATGAACGGTAAGGTTACCGTGGTCTCCCAGGCTGCCGAGATGGCCGTGGAAAGAGGAATCATAGTGGTAGTGAGTGCAGGCAATGAGGGGAATGGCTCCTGGAAGTACGTAACCAGCCCTGCTGATGCTCCGGGTGTGTTAGCAGTCGGTAGTGTGAACCCGGATGGGTCACGGTCCAGTTTCAGTTCGGTAGGTCCCACCTCGGATGGTCGGGTGAAGCCTGACGTGATGGCTATGGGAGCATTCACCACCATTTTCTATGTATCTGGAGACGATGGGGTGATTTCTACAGGAAACGGTACCAGTTTTGCTTCGCCTCAGATAGCAGGCTATGCCGCAGGAATCTGGCAGGCCAATCCCGGATGGAGCAACCAAGAAGTGATAGAGGCCATTAAAAAATCAGCCAATAAAGCCTTTGCTCCCGATAGCCTCTATGGTTACGGTATTCCGCATTATCCCATTGCAGTCACTGATACTACTTTCAAGGTATATCCCAATCCATTTCGCGATAACATCATTACTATTAACTTTGGAAACCTTGAGTTTGATAACAAGGTGGAAATATCACTTTACGACATACAGGGCAGAGAACTGTATGTTCGGGAGATTTCTACAAAGGCGCTGCCTCGTAAATTGGAGATCGAAGTAAATAACCTCCGAAGTGGAACCTATTTTTTGTCACTCAGGTCCAGAAAATTCAAGAAAACAGTTCAACTGAAAAAGATTTAG
- a CDS encoding TonB-dependent receptor: MLLGVQLMAQSVLISGKILDENGEEVPGVSILLKGTSQGAISDIEGAFELRVPTGNVTLQFTHVQYEPVEVAYTLEQDQTVEILLKEGTTRLQDVQIEDKGLRESEVVNVQKVDAKSAKSLPSTFGDFNKVLVTLPGVSGNNELSSAYSVRGGNFDENLVYVNDMPVYRPFLSNAGRQEGLSFVNPDMVQDIEFYAGGWEPKYGDKLSSSLNIEYKEPDSIESAVTIGLLGGTAYAGGKTNQMSYLIGARHRDSRYLLNTLETKGQYFPTYTDIQSLFTFDLSGNKSQYINKTKLNILLSYGRNRYLTEPVSQTTDFGSVQQNFRLQTAFIGREIMRYDTYQSGFRLTHRFNERLRTHFIGSSMFTSEKEQFDVEGAYRLCDVNNNPNSSSFDECVVVRGIGTNYDYGRNDLEASIQTLESRWEYLLNVNHVLEGGAGVTFQQINDHINEYSFIDSSDYVHLTNSVFNYINLSTRQYFAYVQNTFLWNDSVHAISSGVRATYWDYNGQILISPRVSYRWAPKWANFTTFKVATGLYQQPPFYRELRGFDGELRSNVYAQKSIHLIAGFTRLFYMWGRPFLFTTDVYHKQLFDIIPYDIDNVRLRYYSDKTGTAFARGLDFRINGEFVKGTQSWFSLGFLQTQENIEDDGQGFIRRPSDQRINLAAYFEDHMPGDPTLRVYLNLVFGSGYPFGPPNREDLRNAFSGDEYYRADLGLSKQFDLSINNFFNKLWVRLEVLNAFAADNTLSYTWIEDVNGAQFAIPNSLSARFLNIKLTAEL; the protein is encoded by the coding sequence ATGCTACTGGGTGTCCAGCTGATGGCTCAGTCGGTACTGATCTCAGGTAAAATCCTCGATGAAAATGGCGAGGAAGTTCCCGGCGTATCGATACTACTAAAAGGTACCAGTCAGGGGGCTATTTCAGATATTGAAGGAGCCTTTGAACTGAGGGTGCCTACGGGGAATGTTACCCTGCAGTTTACACACGTTCAGTATGAACCGGTAGAAGTGGCCTATACCCTGGAGCAAGACCAAACAGTGGAGATACTACTGAAGGAGGGCACTACACGGCTCCAGGATGTCCAGATTGAAGACAAGGGGCTACGGGAAAGTGAAGTAGTGAATGTTCAGAAAGTAGATGCCAAATCCGCCAAAAGTTTGCCTTCCACTTTTGGAGACTTCAATAAAGTACTGGTGACCCTTCCTGGGGTGTCTGGCAACAATGAGCTCAGTTCGGCATACTCCGTTCGTGGTGGCAATTTTGATGAAAATCTTGTCTATGTGAACGATATGCCGGTTTACCGACCATTTCTGTCCAATGCCGGGCGTCAGGAAGGGTTGAGTTTTGTCAATCCTGACATGGTGCAGGATATAGAGTTTTATGCAGGGGGGTGGGAGCCCAAATATGGAGATAAGCTTTCCAGCAGCCTCAATATCGAGTACAAAGAGCCAGATAGTATTGAGAGTGCTGTGACCATAGGTTTATTGGGCGGTACAGCCTATGCCGGAGGCAAAACCAATCAGATGTCTTACCTGATCGGGGCCAGACACCGGGATTCCAGGTACCTGCTAAACACCCTGGAAACCAAGGGACAATATTTTCCTACCTATACCGATATTCAGTCCCTTTTCACCTTTGACTTGTCAGGGAATAAATCACAATACATCAACAAAACCAAGCTGAATATCCTCCTGAGTTATGGGCGCAACAGGTACCTCACCGAACCGGTCTCTCAAACCACCGATTTTGGATCCGTACAGCAAAACTTCAGGCTGCAAACGGCGTTCATCGGAAGGGAAATCATGCGCTATGATACCTATCAGAGCGGATTCAGATTGACACATCGCTTCAACGAACGCTTGCGAACGCACTTCATAGGTTCCTCCATGTTTACTTCAGAGAAGGAGCAATTTGATGTGGAAGGGGCTTACCGCCTCTGTGATGTCAACAACAACCCCAACTCCTCGTCATTTGATGAGTGTGTGGTGGTTCGCGGCATTGGTACCAACTATGATTACGGACGAAACGACCTGGAAGCTAGCATTCAAACCTTAGAAAGCAGGTGGGAATATTTACTCAATGTGAATCATGTGTTGGAGGGTGGAGCAGGGGTTACGTTTCAGCAAATCAATGATCACATCAATGAATATTCCTTTATAGACTCTTCCGATTATGTGCATCTGACCAATTCAGTTTTTAATTACATCAATCTGAGCACGCGACAGTATTTTGCCTACGTTCAAAACACTTTTTTGTGGAATGACTCGGTGCATGCCATTAGTTCGGGAGTTCGGGCGACCTATTGGGATTACAATGGTCAAATCCTGATCAGTCCCAGAGTATCCTACCGGTGGGCACCCAAGTGGGCTAATTTCACGACATTCAAGGTCGCTACCGGCCTGTATCAGCAGCCTCCTTTTTACCGTGAACTCCGAGGGTTCGATGGTGAGCTTAGATCCAACGTCTACGCACAGAAGTCCATTCACCTGATTGCGGGCTTTACCAGGCTGTTCTACATGTGGGGCCGCCCATTTCTGTTCACCACAGATGTCTACCACAAGCAGCTATTTGACATCATTCCCTACGATATAGACAATGTGCGACTGAGGTACTATTCGGATAAGACAGGCACGGCCTTTGCTCGTGGCCTGGACTTCAGAATCAATGGTGAGTTTGTGAAAGGGACTCAGTCTTGGTTCAGCCTTGGCTTTTTGCAAACTCAGGAAAACATCGAAGACGATGGACAGGGCTTTATCAGACGCCCGAGTGATCAGCGGATCAACCTCGCCGCCTATTTCGAGGACCATATGCCCGGAGATCCTACGCTCAGGGTCTACCTGAATCTGGTCTTTGGCTCGGGTTACCCTTTTGGGCCACCCAATAGAGAAGACCTCAGAAATGCCTTCAGTGGAGACGAGTATTACCGGGCCGATCTCGGACTCTCCAAACAATTCGATCTTTCCATCAATAATTTCTTCAATAAGCTCTGGGTCCGTCTGGAAGTGCTCAATGCATTTGCAGCCGATAATACACTGTCTTATACCTGGATAGAAGATGTAAATGGTGCCCAATTTGCCATCCCCAACTCATTATCGGCAAGGTTTTTGAATATTAAGCTCACAGCAGAACTTTAG
- a CDS encoding co-chaperone YbbN, translated as MAVDLITDNDFENVITSNEKVVVKYFADWCGNCRLFSPKFKRLSNDERFEGVTFLDVNAEKSPEARRAGGVTNLPYFAVFKNGELLEGFAGSKEDAVVELISKLN; from the coding sequence ATGGCAGTTGATCTGATCACAGATAATGATTTTGAAAATGTAATTACTTCCAATGAGAAAGTAGTGGTGAAATACTTTGCGGATTGGTGTGGCAACTGCCGTCTTTTTTCACCAAAATTTAAAAGACTTTCCAATGATGAGCGATTCGAAGGAGTGACCTTTCTGGATGTCAATGCTGAAAAGAGTCCCGAAGCCCGACGTGCCGGTGGCGTGACCAATTTGCCCTACTTTGCTGTTTTCAAAAACGGGGAGCTGTTGGAAGGGTTTGCAGGAAGTAAGGAAGATGCCGTGGTGGAGTTGATTTCCAAACTCAATTAA
- a CDS encoding cystathionine gamma-synthase family protein, which yields MRPESLMMSYGYRPELSEGAVKPPIFQTSTFVFKSAEEGKAFFEVAYGLREKHEGEELGLIYSRLNNPDLEILENRLSLWDGAEDCAVFESGMSAITSTLFEFLKPGDLLLHSAPIYGGTDHFIRKILCQYGIHTLEFRPGESQQQIIDRIGSAEGRLKMVYIETPANPTNALIDIEMCRRVGDHFAGEDHQVILAVDNTYMGPLWSHPLKHGADLVLYSATKYIGGHSDVVAGACLGSKQLMARVKGFRTFVGNMAGPWTSWLLMRSLETLKVRMDQQASNAAILAQRLADHPKVEKVYYLGLLKEDHPEYAIYKRQYSSPGAMLSFDIKGVEEDAFTVLNHLKLIKLAVSLGSTESLAQHPYSMTHADVDRDLKNALGLTEKMVRLSVGVEHVDDIWSDLVQALEHVGQSSSKTSKMSMTLP from the coding sequence ATGAGACCCGAAAGTTTAATGATGTCATATGGCTACCGACCAGAGTTGTCTGAAGGAGCTGTAAAACCCCCGATTTTTCAAACCAGTACCTTTGTTTTCAAATCTGCAGAAGAAGGCAAAGCATTTTTCGAAGTGGCCTATGGCCTTCGGGAAAAGCACGAAGGAGAGGAGCTCGGCCTCATCTATAGCCGACTGAACAATCCGGATTTGGAGATCCTCGAAAACAGGCTTTCACTTTGGGATGGTGCAGAAGACTGTGCCGTTTTTGAAAGTGGTATGTCTGCCATCACCTCCACACTTTTCGAGTTCCTGAAGCCTGGAGACCTCCTTTTGCACAGTGCACCTATTTATGGAGGCACGGATCATTTCATCCGAAAAATCCTTTGTCAGTATGGCATTCATACGCTTGAGTTCAGGCCTGGCGAAAGTCAGCAGCAGATCATTGATCGAATAGGATCCGCTGAGGGCCGTTTGAAGATGGTATATATAGAAACCCCCGCGAACCCAACAAATGCGCTCATTGATATAGAAATGTGCAGACGAGTGGGAGACCATTTTGCCGGGGAAGATCACCAGGTCATTTTGGCGGTAGACAATACCTACATGGGGCCACTTTGGTCGCACCCACTTAAGCATGGCGCAGATTTGGTGCTCTACTCGGCCACCAAGTATATTGGCGGGCATAGCGATGTGGTGGCGGGAGCCTGCCTGGGAAGCAAGCAGCTGATGGCCAGGGTCAAGGGGTTTAGGACATTTGTGGGTAATATGGCAGGTCCGTGGACCAGCTGGCTCCTGATGCGAAGCCTGGAAACGTTGAAGGTGAGGATGGATCAGCAAGCTTCCAATGCCGCCATTCTGGCTCAGCGTCTTGCGGATCACCCCAAGGTGGAAAAAGTCTACTACCTCGGACTTCTCAAAGAGGACCATCCGGAGTACGCCATTTATAAGCGGCAATACAGTTCTCCTGGCGCAATGCTCTCATTTGATATCAAAGGAGTGGAAGAGGATGCCTTCACGGTACTCAATCACCTCAAGTTAATCAAGCTGGCAGTGAGCCTCGGGAGCACAGAAAGCCTGGCACAGCATCCGTACAGCATGACACATGCCGATGTGGATCGTGACTTGAAGAACGCACTGGGTCTCACCGAAAAAATGGTGCGATTATCAGTAGGTGTGGAACATGTGGATGATATATGGTCTGATTTGGTTCAGGCCCTGGAGCATGTGGGTCAATCTTCTTCCAAGACCTCCAAAATGTCCATGACATTGCCATAA
- a CDS encoding COG3014 family protein has translation MNVKWIKAASIIFLACSTFSCATYYQINSEFNQSFEQGNLEAAERVLNSNKQAAKKKAQFLYFANQGVVNSMLGNLEESNEWLEKAYLFGEDYQKNYASIAASFLVNPNTIVYPGEDHEHLLLLYYKALNFLKMKDYESALVECRRLVNRQNELSDKYKSDNKYKEDAFVHNLMGIIYEASGEINNAFIAYRNAYNIYEGDYKRLFGLDAPNQLKQDLLRAAHLNGFYTELDFYERKFNLKYSPVASQELVFFWHNGLGPVKSEWSINFTAVDGGDGFVTFVNDEHNFSFPYAISGPDQKSQLTDLRLFRVAFPKYEERKPYFQRAVLETNQTRYPLELAEDVNAIAFKTLEERMMQELAKGLLRAATKKAVEMAIRGPQGDSGEKKTEEERREEAIREGLSLMVGIFNASTEKADTRNWQTIPHDIYYSRVPLNTGENTVTLKTISSSGATSTQDFSFTAAKGETLFHSFQSLEYKR, from the coding sequence GTGAACGTCAAATGGATTAAGGCAGCCAGTATCATTTTTCTGGCCTGTTCTACCTTCTCATGTGCTACTTATTATCAGATCAATTCTGAGTTCAATCAGAGTTTTGAGCAGGGTAATCTGGAAGCGGCTGAGCGGGTGCTGAACAGCAACAAGCAGGCGGCTAAGAAAAAGGCCCAATTCCTCTACTTTGCCAATCAGGGTGTAGTGAATAGCATGCTTGGAAACCTGGAAGAAAGCAATGAATGGCTGGAGAAGGCTTACTTGTTTGGTGAGGATTATCAAAAAAACTACGCCAGCATTGCTGCCTCATTCCTGGTCAACCCCAATACCATCGTGTATCCGGGAGAAGATCATGAGCATTTGTTACTGCTGTACTACAAAGCGTTGAATTTTCTGAAAATGAAAGATTATGAGTCGGCACTCGTAGAGTGCCGACGCTTAGTCAACCGACAGAACGAGCTCAGCGACAAGTATAAATCGGATAATAAATACAAGGAGGATGCCTTTGTGCACAACCTTATGGGCATCATCTATGAGGCCAGTGGCGAGATCAACAATGCGTTCATTGCCTACCGAAATGCCTACAACATCTATGAAGGCGACTATAAACGATTGTTTGGGTTGGATGCCCCAAACCAACTTAAGCAGGACTTGCTCCGCGCTGCCCACCTGAATGGTTTTTATACTGAGCTGGATTTTTACGAGCGTAAGTTCAATCTGAAATATAGCCCGGTCGCATCTCAGGAATTGGTGTTTTTCTGGCACAATGGGCTGGGTCCTGTCAAATCAGAATGGTCTATCAATTTTACCGCTGTAGATGGGGGCGATGGTTTTGTCACCTTTGTGAATGATGAACACAATTTCAGTTTCCCTTATGCCATTAGCGGTCCAGATCAAAAGTCTCAACTGACCGATCTGCGATTGTTCAGAGTGGCTTTTCCAAAGTATGAGGAGCGTAAACCTTATTTTCAACGAGCAGTACTGGAAACGAATCAGACACGCTATCCACTGGAGCTGGCCGAGGATGTCAATGCCATTGCGTTCAAAACCCTGGAGGAGCGGATGATGCAGGAGCTGGCCAAGGGACTATTGAGGGCTGCCACTAAGAAGGCTGTGGAAATGGCCATTAGGGGCCCTCAGGGAGATAGTGGGGAGAAGAAGACTGAAGAGGAGCGACGTGAAGAAGCCATCCGAGAGGGCTTGTCGCTGATGGTGGGCATCTTCAATGCCAGTACTGAAAAGGCTGACACCCGAAACTGGCAAACCATTCCACACGACATTTACTATAGTCGTGTGCCGCTCAATACCGGTGAAAATACGGTGACCCTCAAAACCATCAGTAGCTCTGGTGCCACGTCCACCCAGGATTTTTCCTTTACTGCAGCCAAGGGAGAAACCCTTTTTCATTCATTTCAATCCCTGGAATACAAACGTTAG
- a CDS encoding penicillin-binding protein activator LpoB translates to MKIQHTFLMLVLVSIAVACTNRTVTRVSPDQQIDLSGRWNDTDSKLVADEMINDVLNRPWREDFSRANGRKPVVIVGMIQNKTSEYIEPETFIKDVEREFINSGMVRIVQNAVFREKLREERADQGEFASPETQSKWGRELGADFMMFGVITAVTDSYKNEKVVNYKVNLELANLETNEKVWIGDKEIKKFIKN, encoded by the coding sequence ATGAAAATTCAACACACCTTTTTAATGTTGGTACTGGTAAGCATTGCCGTAGCATGTACCAATCGTACGGTCACGAGAGTGAGCCCAGATCAGCAAATAGACCTGAGTGGTCGATGGAACGATACCGATTCTAAGCTGGTGGCGGACGAAATGATCAATGACGTACTGAACAGACCCTGGAGAGAAGATTTCAGTCGTGCGAATGGACGTAAGCCTGTGGTGATCGTAGGCATGATCCAAAACAAAACGTCTGAATACATTGAGCCGGAAACTTTCATCAAAGACGTAGAGCGGGAGTTTATCAATTCGGGAATGGTCAGAATTGTCCAGAATGCGGTCTTCAGAGAAAAACTGCGTGAAGAGCGTGCCGACCAGGGTGAATTTGCTTCACCGGAAACTCAATCGAAATGGGGCAGAGAACTCGGAGCTGACTTTATGATGTTTGGTGTAATCACCGCTGTGACTGACTCCTATAAGAATGAGAAGGTGGTCAATTACAAAGTAAACCTCGAATTGGCCAACCTCGAAACCAACGAAAAAGTCTGGATAGGAGACAAGGAGATCAAAAAATTCATCAAAAATTAA
- the mnmA gene encoding tRNA 2-thiouridine(34) synthase MnmA — MSKHGRILVAMSGGIDSSLAAVMLHEEGYEVIGMTMKTWDYQTSGGSKKETGCCSLDSINDARNIAVSLGFPHYIVDIREEFGDYVINHFTSEYLEGRTPNPCVLCNTHIKWDSLLRRADKLDCEFIATGHYANVRHENDRYVISKGKDEHKDQSYALWGISQESLSRTKYPLGHLHKSQIREMATERGFHELVSKSESYEICFVPDNDYRGFLKRRVNGLEEQVKGGEFVLEDGTVVGTHEGFPFYTVGQRKGLGIALGYPVYVTEIQKDTNRVVLGTFDELSRDGMYVKNLTMQKYASIEGERKDTVTKVRYNDNGTPAVIEQIGDTMKVYFGNGVKAIAPGQAAVFYEGNDVIGGGWIKSSFRQENPMGMPAISNR, encoded by the coding sequence ATGAGTAAACACGGAAGAATACTTGTTGCCATGAGTGGCGGCATAGACAGCTCACTGGCCGCAGTGATGCTACACGAAGAAGGATATGAAGTCATCGGGATGACCATGAAGACATGGGATTATCAGACTTCAGGAGGATCCAAAAAAGAAACAGGCTGTTGCAGCCTCGACTCCATCAACGACGCAAGAAACATTGCCGTCAGTCTTGGTTTCCCACATTACATTGTTGACATCAGAGAAGAATTTGGTGATTATGTGATCAATCATTTCACCAGCGAGTATCTGGAAGGCAGAACGCCTAACCCATGTGTGCTTTGTAATACACACATCAAATGGGACTCTCTGCTTCGCAGGGCGGATAAGCTGGATTGTGAATTTATCGCTACCGGGCATTACGCCAACGTGAGACACGAAAATGATCGCTATGTGATCTCCAAAGGGAAAGATGAGCACAAGGATCAATCATATGCCCTGTGGGGGATCTCTCAGGAGAGCCTGAGTAGAACCAAATATCCTTTAGGGCATCTGCACAAATCTCAAATCAGGGAAATGGCCACAGAGCGTGGTTTCCATGAACTCGTATCTAAATCGGAATCATACGAAATCTGCTTTGTGCCAGACAATGACTACCGGGGCTTTCTGAAAAGGCGCGTGAATGGATTGGAAGAGCAGGTGAAAGGCGGTGAGTTTGTCCTGGAAGATGGTACCGTAGTGGGTACTCACGAAGGGTTTCCGTTCTACACCGTAGGTCAGAGAAAAGGATTAGGGATTGCATTAGGATACCCTGTGTATGTTACTGAAATACAGAAGGATACCAATCGTGTGGTGCTCGGTACTTTCGATGAACTATCGCGGGATGGCATGTATGTAAAGAACCTGACAATGCAGAAATACGCGAGTATTGAAGGGGAGCGGAAAGATACGGTCACCAAAGTGCGGTACAATGATAACGGTACACCAGCCGTGATCGAGCAGATTGGAGATACCATGAAGGTCTATTTTGGGAATGGCGTGAAGGCCATCGCACCCGGCCAGGCTGCGGTTTTCTATGAAGGTAATGACGTGATCGGCGGAGGTTGGATCAAATCCAGCTTCAGACAGGAAAATCCAATGGGTATGCCTGCTATTTCTAACAGGTAG
- the rpe gene encoding ribulose-phosphate 3-epimerase, protein MKQCLISPSMLAADFANIQRDVEMLNESEADYIHIDIMDGVFVPNISFGFPVTEAIARHAKKPLDFHLMISQVDPYLEACKNSGAKIITVHYEGAVHLHRTVATIKSMGIKAGVALNPHTPVSVLEDLLADLDLVLIMSVNPGFGGQKFIPHTFAKVEQLASMAANINPDLLIEVDGGVTSENAAALIQKGANMLVAGSFVFQSADPKQTIISLKNV, encoded by the coding sequence ATGAAACAATGTCTGATTTCTCCCTCTATGCTGGCTGCAGATTTTGCCAATATCCAGCGGGATGTAGAAATGCTCAATGAGAGTGAAGCAGATTATATTCATATTGACATCATGGATGGGGTGTTTGTTCCCAACATTTCCTTTGGGTTTCCGGTGACGGAGGCCATCGCCCGTCATGCCAAAAAACCTTTGGATTTTCACCTGATGATTAGCCAGGTGGACCCTTATCTGGAAGCGTGCAAAAACAGTGGCGCCAAGATCATCACCGTGCATTATGAAGGGGCCGTGCATCTTCACCGGACTGTTGCCACTATAAAGTCTATGGGAATCAAAGCAGGTGTCGCGCTCAATCCACATACTCCCGTATCAGTATTGGAAGACCTGCTGGCAGACCTGGACCTGGTACTGATCATGTCCGTAAATCCCGGATTTGGAGGCCAGAAGTTTATTCCTCACACCTTTGCCAAGGTAGAGCAGCTGGCTTCTATGGCGGCTAACATCAACCCGGACTTACTGATCGAAGTGGATGGAGGGGTCACTTCTGAAAATGCCGCTGCGCTGATTCAAAAAGGAGCCAATATGTTGGTGGCCGGAAGCTTTGTTTTTCAATCTGCGGATCCTAAGCAGACAATTATCTCTCTCAAAAACGTTTAG
- a CDS encoding Lrp/AsnC family transcriptional regulator encodes MDTTDFKILDLLQQDGRLTHKQIAAELNLTITPVYERVKRLERDGYIKHYVAILDPDKLNKSLVAFTSISLKEHSKTYIKKFELEITKIAAVVECYHIAGQFDYLLKIVIEDMKAYQAVVIDQLASMENIANVNSSFVMTEVQKSTAIPLVLT; translated from the coding sequence ATGGACACCACGGATTTCAAAATATTGGACTTACTCCAGCAGGATGGTCGACTCACGCATAAACAAATTGCTGCGGAGCTGAATCTCACCATTACACCGGTGTATGAGCGTGTGAAACGCCTCGAAAGAGATGGGTATATCAAACACTATGTGGCGATTCTGGATCCCGACAAGCTCAATAAGTCACTGGTGGCATTTACCAGCATTTCCCTTAAAGAGCATAGCAAAACTTATATCAAGAAGTTTGAGCTGGAGATCACCAAAATAGCTGCTGTGGTGGAGTGCTACCACATTGCAGGGCAGTTTGACTACCTATTGAAGATTGTCATAGAAGACATGAAGGCCTACCAGGCGGTGGTTATCGACCAGTTGGCCTCCATGGAAAATATCGCCAATGTGAATAGTTCTTTTGTGATGACCGAGGTACAAAAATCCACCGCCATACCATTGGTTCTCACATGA
- a CDS encoding phosphoribosylanthranilate isomerase, whose protein sequence is MSLKTFVKIGKIENLSDARYCAGMMVDILGFNLEEGTEGYLSPERFKEITDWVAGVSFCGEFAHAQVAEIKLAATQYPVEYIETQNIDQLEELAELSQELIFKLVLTDAKDLSKLESSINYASEFAKFISIHLTDDSQKNEAEAILSQMNSRPKLLRGYELTHENAFEVVDDPIYFGIELEGSPEDRPGFKDYGNVMDILEVLEED, encoded by the coding sequence ATGAGTTTAAAAACTTTTGTGAAGATTGGTAAAATAGAAAATCTCAGTGATGCCCGATACTGCGCCGGAATGATGGTGGACATTTTGGGTTTCAACCTGGAAGAAGGCACTGAGGGTTATCTTTCCCCCGAGCGATTCAAAGAAATTACAGATTGGGTAGCCGGAGTGTCGTTCTGTGGTGAATTTGCCCATGCTCAGGTGGCTGAAATAAAGCTGGCTGCTACTCAATATCCTGTAGAATATATCGAAACACAGAATATCGATCAACTGGAGGAACTAGCCGAACTGAGTCAAGAGCTCATTTTCAAGTTGGTTCTGACAGATGCCAAAGACCTCTCCAAACTTGAATCCAGTATCAACTATGCATCGGAGTTCGCAAAATTCATTAGCATTCACCTGACCGACGATTCCCAGAAGAATGAAGCGGAAGCGATCCTTTCTCAAATGAACTCCCGTCCGAAACTGCTCAGAGGGTATGAACTAACACACGAAAATGCCTTTGAAGTGGTTGATGATCCGATTTATTTTGGAATAGAACTAGAGGGCAGCCCGGAAGACCGCCCCGGATTCAAGGATTATGGCAATGTCATGGACATTTTGGAGGTCTTGGAAGAAGATTGA